A single Amphiura filiformis chromosome 19, Afil_fr2py, whole genome shotgun sequence DNA region contains:
- the LOC140140692 gene encoding uncharacterized protein → MEVRVGRTSRTLNVIIANITSECILGRDFLMATGAQLDFRNMELVLDGERIPCFSPEEPSNASAVCYRLTVARTTKIPAGHEMVVETVLPGKAYQNDTSPGLGLVQPLTHEFSPKNGLMVARSVVDTQNAVCVRMCNFGDKKQTLKEGTVVATMIPLEEAEILRETDIGRTDLVKHSIDTGNARPIKQRPRRAPRQQQAEIDRQVNLLLENDFIRPTQSPWSTPVVLVAKKGSGWRLCCDYRRLNEVTVKDAFPLPRIDDTLDNLSGAKWWCTLDLAAGIGRWS, encoded by the exons ATGGAAGTGAGAGTTGGCAGGACCTCCCGGACCCTCAATGTCATCATTGCCAATATTACCTCGGAGTGCATTCTGGGCAGAGACTTTCTGATGGCGACGGGTGCTCAACTTGATTTTCGTAATATGGAATTAGTGCTGGACGGTGAACGTATACCTTGCTTTTCGCCTGAAGAACCGAGTAACGCCTCTGCTGTATGTTACCGACTGACCGTTGCCAGAACCACTAAAATTCCTGCTGGTCATGAAATGGTTGTGGAGACAGTACTACCAGGCAAAGCTTATCAGAATGACACTTCTCCCGGGTTAGGATTAGTTCAACCACTGACTCATgaattttcacctaaaaatggTCTTATGGTGGCAAGAAGTGTTGTGGACACCCAGAATGCAGTATGTGTCAGAATGTGTAATTTTGGAGACAAAAAGCAAACGCTTAAAGAAGGCACAGTGGTAGCAACCATGATTCCATTGGAGGAAGCTGAGATCTTGA GGGAGACAGACATTGGCAGGACCGATCTAGTCAAGCACTCCATTGACACAGGCAATGCACGTCCCATTAAGCAGCGCCCTCGTAGAGCACCTAGACAACAACAAGCAGAGATAGACCGTCAGGTGAACCTGTTGCTGGAGAATGACTTTATTCGTCCAACGCAAAGTCCTTGGTCAACACCAGTTGTTTTGGTTGCGAAGAAAGGCTCAGGATGGCGCTTATGTTGTGATTATCGCCGCCTGAATGAAGTAACCGTTAAGGATGCTTTTCCTCTGCCACGTATCGACGACACCTTGGACAATCTCTCCGGTGCGAAATGGTGGTGTACTCTTGATTTAGCTGCGGGTATTGGCAGGTGGAGCTAG